One Drechmeria coniospora strain ARSEF 6962 chromosome 01, whole genome shotgun sequence genomic region harbors:
- a CDS encoding signal sequence receptor alpha subunit: protein MLDSFEIITASGVVLWSRTYAPVNPSVINSFISDIFIEEKHGVSAIGDDARSAAKNPPYKSDQHILKWTLVKELGVFFVAVYRSLFHLSWVDKLVDNIRTIFVSLYGEQLKKPHTTMVECTKFDDYFDQQLQELDSSKAANPTSHPQQDPSSPGLSPDAMPPTPGLTYRGRSLKSSAQDEISNVDGSTPIAALATSRASTPGSLVVAKPGPVAKMSRRARKAKNAASAPVSSSDESSSKPKKGSKTAKKGRKWDADGFAHEASDDDDVQLDYSGQPNATSDSEMEAVGRSTAVDPVDATTWGSLRKGKFVLRDLGDEVHSMLASAEAEKAAAARSGRGGSFIESGVNAISGLFRNVVGGKTLTKDDLDKAMKGMEEHLLKKNVAREAAVRLCEGVGKELIGVRTGNFEGINSKIQTAMESSLTKMLTPTSSLDLLREIDSIAAPLATSLRAARPYVISIVGVNGVGKSTNLSKICFFLLQNKYKVLVAAGDTFRSGAVEQLAVHVRNLKELTIREGGQVELYQKGYGKDAAAVAKDAVSYAAQEGYDVVLIDTAGRRHNDQRLMSSLEKFAKFAQPDKILMVGEALVGTDSVAQARNFNAAFGAHRSLDGFIISKCDTVGDMVGTLVSLVHATNVPVLFVGVGQHYSDLRNFSVKWAVEKLLSST, encoded by the exons ATGTTGGACTCGTTCGAAATCATCACCGCGTCGGGCGTCGTCCTCTGGTCCAGGACATATGCCCCCGTCAACCCATCCGTCATCAACAGCTTCATCTCCGACATCTTTATCGAAGAGAAACATGGCGTCTcagccatcggcgacgatgcccggTCGGCAGCCAAGAATCCTCCGTACAAAAGCGACCAGCACATTCTGAAATGGACCCTTGTcaaggagctcggcgtcttcttcgtc GCTGTCTATCGATCGCTCTTTCATCTTAGTTGGGTTgacaagctcgtcgacaacATCCGCACCATATTCGTCTCGCTCTACGGCGAGCAGCTCAAGAAACCACACACAACCATGGTCGAGTGTACCAAATTTGACGACTACTTTGACCAGCAACTCCAAGAACTGGACTCGTCAAAAGCCGCCAACCCTACATCACACCCGCAGCAAGACCCTTCGTCGCCCGGCTTGTCACCCGATGCTATGCCTCCAACACCCGGGCTCACCTACCGAGGCCGATCACTCAAAAGCAGCGCACAGGACGAGATATCGAATGTAGATGGCTCTACTCCTATAGCCGCTCTGGCCACATCGCGCGCCTCAACGCCGGGAAGCTTAGTCGTTGCCAAGCCTGGCCCTGTTGCCAAGATGTCGCGCCGGGCTCGTAAAGCCAAGAACGCGGCCTCTGCGCCCGTCTCTTCAAGCGATGAATCGTCAAGCAAGCCGAAGAAGGGgtccaagacggccaagaaGGGGCGCAAATGGGACGCTGATGGCTTTGCCCACGaggccagcgacgacgacgacgtccagCTTGACTACTCTGGCCAGCCCAACGCGACGAGTGACTCCGAGATGGAGGCAGTCGGCCGGTCGACCGCCGTTGACCCCGTCGACGCTACCACCTGGGGTTCCTTGCGCAAGGGCAAGTTTGTGCTCAGGGACCTGGGCGATGAAGTCCACAGTATGCTGGCAtctgccgaggccgagaaggctGCGGCTGCGCGTTCGGGCCGCGGAGGAAGCTTCATCGAGTCGGGCGTCAACGCCATCAGCGGTCTCTTCCGAAACGTCGTCGGGGGCAAGACCTTGACAAAGGACGACCTGGACAAAGCCATGAAGGGCATGGAAGAGCATTTGTTGAAGAAGAATGTGGcccgcgaggccgccgtccgaTTATGCGAGGGCGTTGGAAAGGAGCTGATCGGCGTCAGGACGGGCAACTTCGAAGGCATCAACTCCAAGATCCAGACGGCCATGGAGTCGTCCCTCACCAAAATGCTGACGCCCACGTCctccctcgacctcctccgcGAAATCGACTCCATCGCGGCCCCGCTTGCCACCTCTCTCCGCGCAGCCCGGCCATATGTCATCTCTATTGTCGGTGTCAATGGCGTCGGCAAGTCGACCAACCTCTCCAAAATTTGCTTTTTCCTCCTCcagaacaagtacaaggtcCTCGTTGCTGCTGGCGACACCTTCCgctccggcgccgtcgagcagctcgccgtccACGTTCGCAACCTCAAGGAGCTAACCATCCGCGAGGGCGGCCAGGTCGAGCTCTATCAGAAGGGCTACGGCAaggacgctgccgccgtggccAAGGATGCCGTCTCCTATGCCGCCCAGGAAGGCTACGACGTCGTTCTCATCGACACGGCCGGTCGTCGCCACAACGACCAACGGCTCATGTCCTCACTCGAGAAGTTTGCCAAGTTTGCCCAACCTGACAAGATCCTCATGGTCGGCGAA gccctcgtcggcaccgactCTGTCGCCCAGGCACGCAACTTCAACGCTGCCTTTGGCGCCCACCGCTCCCTCGACGGTTTTATCATCTCCAAATGCGATACCGTCGGTGACATGGTCGGCACGCTTGTCAGCCTCGTCCACGCCACCAACGTTCCCGTCCTGTTCGTCGGTGTCGGCCAGCACTATTCCGACCTGCGCAACTTTTCCGTCAAGTGGGCCGTGGAGAAGCTGCTGAGCAGCACCTGA
- a CDS encoding myosin class II heavy chain gives MYKETLGNASRTYIQRPELQVLDSTTHRVGPGSTRFATAETQRQATGPSSALISLGKFIYPSQSAPTLAKTSPQSSLAAPGPRAYAQDGGSSSLEREPSQTSPALSTASTADLDDDIESSPSLPPLPAPRLPGRVAEILRTPPVDAGEFGTASWGSPYPRTDHNLRRLSLSSEPSDDSPIHHLTIDTPFLRQQVASDPSDTEPQTSISAAAAVLANRVRRQNSRLTEDWIRTHTTGIANAEPKHWFSEGSDSEHSSLSGSEPAWLNDSDARTPKAARKANSQPARPPRYPRAPSSVETLKPGDSFSLKPGEMIDLVTMEESTPVPAWDFPSDSSQGIGKQDSIPEPESSTQPTTEVMNKGPATPVKAVQRPLPEEPAAPARTRKKLPWKGKHIVIMLPRDDQRGQPGKSPMPLRSDEIRKMFESWKELGYGVDGFDLAVDGFQPPDTDDSQSRSGWPAHEDVIQERATGKYPVMLPDLNGEFGASYLRHPHTDRRNLIAWKNYVDELQETKLRALGVFSAEEEPEEPSISPLLTNPSRQPSAQYPPLPFSPPVPASSASSNPAISGYPFPGQLVPISPSPGLSSGASPVPFATGPGQFNSRQSVSLPPAGSAFHRPAQSPPGWPTQAGILHGLSRHEPTSLSNLDGILSPQSPYGLDGLLQAGSPAFNFPQRRQSLQYSPELLGQHPVGAMASPRLPEVHEDIEMFEKSSPERPVLAQPNSDSLQAEIDDAEYHLEEQLRHQLEHEDYSPHTTEDPAAGADAPASPHSRGASADLDVTKSSAHEPVDEPLVLHHPRPHSRGHSLSQNFFRDHGETQAEPARSDVVRPGDLISISESFEIDQSQEMETNLSNFGTPITTFGFTAAPEHQRAFSSTDNPWQEAEPPTSSRRTSHASKPSLSKLNVQAPEFKFNPATSFTPGQFNFSGNFQPAAFQAGHVAGSPSVQSLASQASSSSKFHATAPSFAPSQSDFNFSMSGPKFRPDAPSFTPFQSRFGSAASSAGTGDDGIDKRNSIFGSINFQSNDVAKPAKSSKAIPIVRPSSKSSAKSVLFSTPIDGFSEGPDGRPVNDSRVKRTKSEALNGDDVPLFADRPGTDVSEDEPAEDANDDRRDAERSPRVDTSISSMVALDQMSSQATPFTPSESSPAENANTWSPFEFDSKREAQNFSESRIFGDDTFRLRQSSALSATAASFQPTSAKYEDDQVQYEVVEPVITGASATADSEGSEDKITRNGLEASHITSPSPKLGGLAGSRFARDPSPASSEETEIIRTVEEAPGWQAMQAPVGQPIDISNAREPTFEEIDAVMQHLENDPSMGVNKSKATNSPWQLRSTVDGDSPSHGQQSPVDQLVRDGNNHTPRQLASPSNAAPVVDTELGGSFIIPSISPCSPHPANELTGADIDIASNNWEAPYPHGEHVKLESNSHSFDSRIYEALSSLLASKLDPMEKKLASIQVTMASKSRRTPSLRDVRSISGEIQESDADDEDEEPMTRRSVSPRKDRRMDHIRLAVMDALASQGMAASATGRESLHNEDSVLRALEDIKEHLTASLGTIAEGQAKVSSSGVTSRDMPASVADEQLQSKVDELPTTVGSFEQRLHQEQLKIEKEATERRAAEDAAAELHRKLQAAESRVEAEIINRSVFDQRVLDLEERLRRQEAICEEEIKNKRDAEDRLAEVQRLLKISSEEEDRLKGVVDERDERIRSLEQSSGKSAMRMALLEATQTNSTQSQSEMTKKLSSLEVDLLNVRQDNNHWRSEAEKADEAARRTAGELAQVSEENTRLQKSLIALTTQLEENERLRESWRSKFMSLQEDMGKAAHQVAEENARRVKKDQTMFARQEVLDARLQAEAKTRERLELEMDRLQNNEISGMRAVKECKRLEGLLVELNTENHKLQQAASRYRLEFEEARESGASEVRRTSVALQMEIDTANNQVNVIREELEEQNAKLRAELDNVKLDADTAKAQNEMLLEEAQTTKTTAIDELKRKYDNKMEDAQARFERQVSNAAEDAQRTEQQLLERLSLSSSKIEHLQDRVVHLEDKLEIAREAASAAAQAAKSASVEPGQAREAVQTTQPAMNEPALPEKISPQALRESIMVLQEQLQAREQRIESLEQTVAESDPDAVSKISKRDDEINWLRELLAVRHADLQDIITALSGDNDGVEREAVRDAAIRLKANLQMEQQERERAANGGSSISLPNLAQSIQAATPRVAQAVGPIAAAWGNWRKSNQPAFRSLSAALNSPTGTNRTPSKSRGGPSSQSLLGGLLTPPASGPRQASLMEGGRPQPTAFSSTGRRYTSQGGVPRHVRGGSMASFRSDQMPAAQEMSFQERREQPQTPPMARKSGYDSDAQPGDFDDHDFFEDD, from the exons atgtacaaggaaACGCTGGGAAACGCGTCACGTACCTACATCCAACGGCCTGAGTTACAGGTCTTGGACTCGACCACGCATCGAGTTGGACCCGGCTCGACTCGATTCGCGACGGCAGAGACTCAGCGGCAGGCGACAGGACCATCGTCTGCGCTGATCTCGCTTGGTAAGTTCATCTATCCATCTCAGTCTGCACCT ACTCTCGCAAAAACGTCGCCGCAAAGTTCGTTGGCGGCCCCTGGTCCTCGTGCGTACGCACAGGACGGCGGTAGTTCCTCACTGGAACGAGAGCCGTCACAAACGTCGCCCGCcttgtcgacggcatccacggccgaccttgacgacgacatcgagtCATCCCCCTCCCTTCCGCCGCTGCCCGCACCGCGGTTGCCTGGCCGAGTTGCCGAAATACTGAGGACCCCCCCTGTCGACGCAGGCGAGTTCGGCACGGCCAGCTGGGGCTCCCCGTACCCGCGGACCGATCACAATCTCCGCCGTCTGAGCCTCAGCAGCGAACCTTCCGACGACTCACCAATCCATCACCTGACAATCGATACTCCCTTCCTGCGACAGCAAGTCGCCTCTGACCCGTCCGACACCGAGCCGCAGACCTCGATCagtgctgctgccgccgtgctcgccaACCGAGTTCGGCGACAAAATAGTCGCTTGACCGAGGACTGGATTCGTACCCACACAACCGGAATTGCCAACGCGGAACCAAAGCACTGGTTCAGCGAGGGAAGCGACTCCGAACACTCTTCGTTGAGTGGCTCCGAGCCTGCTTGGCTGAACGATAGCGACGCCCGCACCCCCAAGGCAGCTCGCAAGGCCAACTCGCAGCCCGCAAGACCGCCGCGCTACCCGCGTGCGCCATCCAGCGTCGAGACGTTGAAGCCTGGGGACTCCTTCAGCTTGAAACCGGGCGAGATGATCGACCTGGTCACCATGGAAGAGTCCACGCCGGTGCCTGCGTGGGATTTCCCCTCCGACTCGTCTCAGGGAATTGGAAAGCAAGATTCCATCCCAGAACCCGAGTCGTCGACCCAGCCCACGACAGAGGTCATGAACAAAGGACCCGCAACGCCAGTCAAGGCCGTGCAGAGGCCATTGCCCGAGGAGCCCGCCGCACCTGCTCGAACGAGGAAAAAGCTGCCGTGGAAGGGCAAACACATCGTCATCATGCTCCCCCGGGACGACCAACGTGGACAGCCAGGGAAGAGCCCTATGCCTCTGCGATCCGACGAGATAAGGAAAATGTTTGAATCGTGGAAGGAGCTGGGCTACGGTGTCGACGGCTTTGATCTCGCAGTCGACGGCTTCCAGCCCCCAGACACCGACGATTCTCAAAGTCGTTCAGGATGGCCCGCACACGAAGATGTCATCCAAGAGCGGGCCACCGGCAAGTACCCGGTCATGCTACCGGACCTGAATGGTGAGTTTGGTGCTTCGTATCTACGGCACCCACACACTGACAGACGCAATTTGATAGCATGGAAAAACTATGTTGATGAGCTCCAAGAGACCAAGCTGCGTGCCTTGGGTGTCTTTTCCGCCGAAGAAGAGCCAGAAGAGCCATCAATTTCTCCCCTTTTGACGAACCCATCGCGGCAGCCATCGGCCCAATATCCTCCCCTACCATTCTCGCCCCCAGTcccggcctcgtccgcctccagCAACCCCGCCATCTCCGGGTATCCATTCCCCGGGCAGCTTGTTCCGATTTCTCCGAGCCCTGGCCTTTCCTCTGGCGCCTCCCCGGTGCCATTTGCTACTGGACCTGGCCAGTTCAACTCTCGCCAGTCCGTCTCACTGCCACCGGCCGGCTCTGCCTTCCACCGACCAGCGCAGTCGCCTCCGGGGTGGCCTACTCAAGCCGGTATACTGCATGGTTTAAGCCGGCATGAGCCAACTTCCCTGAGCAATCTCGATGGCATCCTCTCGCCCCAGTCGCCCTATGGACTCGATGGCCTGCTACAAGCTGGGAGCCCTGCCTTCAACTTCCCCCAAAGGCGTCAGTCGTTGCAATACTCGCCGGAGCTGCTGGGACAACATCCGGTGGGTGCCATGGCCTCGCCACGCCTGCCTGAAGTGCATGAGGATATCGAGATGTTTGAGAAGAGCTCGCCTGAGAGGCCAGTGCTCGCCCAGCCTAACTCGGATAGTCTCCAGGCGGAGATTGATGATGCCGAGTATCACTTGGAAGAGCAGCTCCGCCATCAACTTGAACACGAGGACTACAGCCCCCACACGACCGAGGACCCGGCTGCTGGCGCCGACGCTCCGGCTTCACCGCATTCTCGCGGTGCATCTGCTGACCTGGATGTGACCAAGTCGTCTGCCCACGAGCCTGTTGATGAGCCCCTCGTTTTGCACCATCCACGACCCCATAGCCGAGGCCACTCGCTGTCGCAGAACTTCTTCCGAGATCACGGTGAAACGCAAGCCGAACCAGCTCGGAGTGACGTTGTTCGGCCTGGTGATTTGATAAGCATTTCTGAGAGCTTTGAGATTGACCAGTCCCAAGAAATGGAAACAAACCTGAGCAATTTTGGAACCCCGATCACGACATTTGGCTTTACCGCCGCCCCGGAGCACCAGCGGGCCTTCTCGTCCACGGACAACCCTTGGCAAGAGGCAGAGCCGCCGACAAGCTCTCGGCGAACAAGCCATGCCAGCAAGCCATCCTTATCGAAGCTGAATGTCCAAGCGCCCGAGTTCAAGTTCAATCCCGCAACCTCTTTCACTCCTGGCCAGTTCAACTTCTCGGGCAACTTTCAACCTGCCGCCTTTCAGGCAGGGCACGTGGCGGGCTCGCCCTCAGTCCAATCTCTTGCATCACAAGCCAGCAGCTCATCCAAATTTCATGCGACGGCCCCGTCCTTTGCCCCAAGCCAGAGCGACTTCAACTTCTCCATGTCTGGTCCAAAGTTTCGACCGGATGCCCCTTCCTTCACGCCCTTCCAATCTCGCTTTGGATCTGCCGCCAGTTCGGCTGGGACGGGAGATGATGGCATCGACAAGCGAAACTCCATCTTTGGGAGTATCAACTTCCAGTCCAACGACGTTGCTAAGCCTGCCAAATCGTCCAAGGCTATTCCGATTGTTAGACCATCCAGTAAATCGTCTGCGAAATCAGTTCTGTTTTCCACCCCAATCGATGGCTTCTCCGAGGGTCCAGACGGCCGTCCAGTTAACGATTCTCGAGTCAAGCGGACCAAAAGCGAGGCTCTTAACGGCGATGATGTGCCCCTCTTTGCCGATCGACCTGGTACTGACGTCTCTGAAGATGAGCCTGCCGAGGACGCGAATGACGATCGTCGCGACGCAGAAAGGTCTCCCCGAGTTGATACTTCGATTTCGTCTATGGTGGCCTTGGATCAGATGAGCTCACAGGCCACACCTTTCACTCCATCTGAATCGTCACCAGCCGAGAATGCCAACACATGGTCGCCCTTTGAATTTGACAGCAAGCGCGAGGCCCAGAATTTCAGCGAGTCTCGGATTTTTGGCGATGATACCTTCAGGTTGCGCCAGAGCTCAGCTCTGTCTGCTACGGCTGCGTCGTTTCAGCCCACCAGCGCCAAATATGAGGATGATCAAGTTCAGTATGAAGTTGTCGAGCCTGTCATCACTGGGGCTTCAGCGACAGCCGATTCTGAAGGCAGCGAAGATAAAATTACTCGAAACGGCCTGGAAGCGTCACACATTActtcgccatcgccaaaACTCGGGGGGTTGGCGGGTTCCCGCTTCGCTAGGGACCCATCGCCAGCGTCCTCGGAAGAAACAGAAATTATAAGGACCGTTGAGGAAGCCCCCGGCTGGCAGGCCATGCAGGCTCCTGTTGGACAACCTATTGACATTTCTAATGCTCGTGAACCAACTTTTGAGGAGATCGATGCAGTCATGCAACATCTCGAGAATGACCCTTCGATGGGAGTGAATAAGTCTAAAGCAACGAATTCCCCTTGGCAACTCCGGTCTACTGTCGACGGCGATTCCCCCAGCCACGGCCAGCAATCCCCTGTAGACCAGCTCGTCAGGGATGGAAATAATCACACGCCTCGTCAACTCGCATCTCCGTCTAATGCTGCACCGGTTGTCGATACCGAATTAGGGGGTTCGTTCATCATCCCATCCATCAGCCCTTGCTCACCCCACCCGGCCAACGAACTCACCGGAGCAGATATTGACATCGCGTCTAACAATTGGGAAGCTCCTTACCCCCATGGCGAGCATGTGAAGCTTGAGAGCAACTCTCATTCCTTTGACAGTCGCATTTACGAGGCCTTGAGCAGCTTGCTCGCCTCCAAACTGGATCCAATGGAGAAGAAATTGGCTTCCATTCAAGTGACCATGGCCTCCAAGTCTCGTCGCACTCCCTCACTCCGCGACGTGCGCAGCATCTCAGGTGAGATACAGGAGAgcgacgccgatgacgaggacgaagagcCGATGACTCGCCGCTCTGTCAGCCCGCGTAAGGATCGCCGAATGGATCATATTCGCCTTGCCGTCATGGACGCCCTTGCATCGCAGGGCATGGCTGCCTCTGCCACTGGCAGGGAATCGCTGCACAATGAAGATTCCGTCCTGAGAGCGCTGGAGGACATCAAGGAGCATTTGACCGCTTCCCTTGGCACAATTGCTGAAGGGCAAGCTAAAGTGTCCAGTTCAGGGGTTACAAGCCGGGACATGCCCGCCTCGGTGGCCGATGAGCAACTCCAGAGCAAGGTAGATGAGCTGCCAACGACGGTTGGTAGTTTCGAGCAACGGTTGCACCAGGAACAGCTCAAAATCGAGAAGGAAGCGACCGAGCGCAGAGCAGCTGAAGATGCCGCGGCCGAGCTTCATCGCAAACTCCAAGCTGCCGAATCTCGCGTTGAGGCGGAAATTATCAACCGAAGCGTTTTCGATCAGCGTGTGTTAGATTTGGAGGAGCGTTTGAGACGACAGGAAGCGATATGCGAGGAGGAAATCAAGAATAAACGTGATGCGGAAGATAGGCTCGCCGAGGTTCAGCGTCTGCTGAAGATTTCGTCCGAGGAAGAAGATCGCCTAAAGGGAGTTGTTGATGAGAGGGATGAGAGAATTCGGTCTCTCGAGCAGTCAAGCGGCAAATCTGCCATGCGCATGGCCCTTCTCGAGGCTACTCAGACCAACTCAACTCAATCACAGTCGGAAATGACCAAAAAGCTCAGTTCTCTGGAAGTCGACCTGCTCAACGTCCGCCAAGACAACAACCACTGGCgatccgaggccgagaaagCAGACGAAGCCGCCCGTCGCACTGCCGGTGAGCTGGCTCAAGTATCGGAGGAGAATACGCGTCTGCAGAAGTCGCTCATCGCGCTGACTACGCAACTCGAAGAGAACGAGCGCTTGCGCGAGTCATGGCGCTCTAAATTCATGTCTCTCCAGGAAGACATGGGCAAGGCTGCTCATCAGGTTGCGGAGGAGAACGCTCGTCGCGTGAAGAAAGACCAGACCATGTTTGCTAGACAAGAGGTCCTCGACGCCAGGTTGCAGGCTGAAGCGAAGACCCGCGAGCGCCTGGAATTGGAGATGGATCGTCTCCAAAATAACGAAATATCAGGCATGCGAGCCGTCAAGGAGTGCAAGCGCCTGGAGGGCCTGTTGGTCGAACTGAACACCGAGAACCACAAGCTGCAGCAGGCGGCCTCTCGTTACCGGCTCGAGTTTGAAGAAGCTAGAGAGTCTGGCGCCAGCGAAGTTAGGCGGACCAGCGTGGCTCTGCAGATGGAGATTGACACCGCCAACAATCAGGTCAATGTCATTCgggaggagctcgaggagcaaaACGCCAAGCTGCGAGCCGAGCTGGATAACGTCAAACTAGATGCAGACACTGCCAAGGCACAGAACGAAATGCTTCTCGAAGAAGCTCAGACAACCAAGACGACCGCAATCGATGAGCTGAAACGCAAGTACGACAACAAGATGGAAGATGCACAGGCTCGCTTCGAGCGCCAAGTCAGCAATGCTGCCGAAGATGCACAGCGGACTGAGCAACAGCTCCTGGAGCGCCTAAGCCTGTCCTCTTCCAAGATTGAACATCTTCAGGATCGCGTCGTTCACCTAGAAGACAAGCTTGAGATCGCCAGGGAGgcagcttcggcggcggcgcaagCAGCCAAGTCTGCCAGTGTTGAGCCGGGCCAAGCCCGCGAGGCTGTGCAGACCACTCAGCCGGCCATGAATGAGCCCGCTTTGCCCGAGAAGATCTCGCCGCAGGCTCTCCGAGAGTCCATTATGGTCCTTCAGGAGCAACTTCAAGCTCGCGAGCAACGAATCGAATCGCTTGAGCAAACTGTTGCCGAGTCTGACCCCGACGCGGTGTCGAAAATATCTAAGCGCGATGATGAGATCAATTGGCTTCGCGAGCTGCTTGCCGTGAGACATGCTGACCTTCAGGATATCATAACCGCTCTTTCCGGCGACAACGACGGTGTCGAGCGCGAGGCAGTCAGAGATGCAGCAATCCGGCTTAAGGCAAATCTCCAAATGGAACAGCAGGAGCGCGAGAGGGCCGCGAACGGCGGCTCCTCCATCTCTCTGCCCAACCTTGCCCAGAGCATCCAGGCTGCGACGCCTCGGGTTGCCCAAGCTGTTGGCCCTATCGCAGCTGCATGGGGTAATTGGCGCAAGTCGAACCAGCCAGCGTTCCGTAGCCTCTCGGCTGCCTTAAACTCGCCTACTGGGACTAACAGAACGCCGTCTAAGAGCAGGGGCGGACCGAGCTCTCAGAGTCTTCTTGGGGGGCTCCTCACACCACCAGCCTCCGGCCCGCGTCAGGCATCCCTCATGGAGGGCGGCAGGCCTCAGCCGACAGCGTTTTCTAGCACCGGCCGCCGTTACACGTCCCAGGGCGGTGTCCCACGCCATGTCCGGGGTGGGTCGATGGCCTCTTTCCGCTCAGACCAGATGCCTGCTGCCCAGGAAATGTCTTTCCAAGAACGACGGGAGCAGCCCCAGACGCCGCCTATGGCACGCAAAAGTGGCTACGACTCCGACGCTCAACCGGGCGACTTTGATGATCACGACTTCTTCGAAGACGATTGA
- a CDS encoding hypothetical protein (related to Slh1p interacting factor) has translation MHRASHGPSPPLHHPVPQHVSTVPQLRSPPPPPGSASSSQQQGYGGTPYQQQGGSVGNVFGAYGQFMNDPTAQVAAQFGQTAFKHGQEYVEQNFGRFVNVSALKHYFNVSNFYVVNKLFLVLFPWRHKPWSRKQTVGANGQEGWYLPPREDINSPDMYIPVMALVTYILLSTLIAGLRGQFQPELLGYTATIGMVAVIVEIVALKLGCYLLSISSQSQLFDLIAYSGYKFVGIIVTIAVSELFSGAKGSGGWIGWLVFFYTFLANSLFLMRSLKYVLLPENSGNTSGPMQTDSRAKRNQRTQFLFFYSYVVQLFFMWLLTRS, from the exons ATGCACCGAGCGTCGCATGGGCCGTCGCCCCCGTTGCACCACCCCGTGCCGCAACATGTTTCCACAGTCCCCCAGCTGCGATCGcctccgccaccgccgggctctgcctcgtcgtcgcagcagcagggcTACGGAGGGACTCCCTATCAGCAGCAAGGCGGCTCCGTCGGCAACGTCTTCGGTGCATACGGCCAGTTCATGAACGACCCGACCGCTCAGGTTGCCGCCCAGTTCGGCCAGACAGCTTTCAAGCATGGCCAGGAATACGTCGAGCAAAAT ttTGGCCGCTTCGTCAACGTCTCGGCCCTGAAACACTACTTCAACGTCTCCAACTTCTACGTCGTCAACAAGCtgttcctcgtcctcttccccTGGCGGCACAAGCCATGGTCCCGGAAGCAGACGGTCGGCGCCAACGGCCAAGAGGGCTGGTATCTACCACCGAGGGAGGATATCAACAGCCCCGACATGTACATTCCAG TCATGGCCTTGGTCACCTACATCCTCCTCTCGACCCTCATCGCCGGGCTGAGGGGCCAGTTCCAGCCGGAGCTGCTCGGCTACACCGCCACCATCGGCATGGTCGCTGTCATCGTCGAGATTGTCGCCCTGAAGCTCGGCTGCTACCTCCTCAGCATCTCCAGCCAATCCCAGCTGTTTGATCTCATTGCGTACTCCGGATACAAATTtgtcggcatcatcgtcaccatcgccgtCTCCGAGCTCTTCAGTGGAGCCAAGGGCTCCGGCGGCTGGATCGGCTGGCTTGTGTTCTTCTATACCTTCCTCGCCAACTCCCTCTTCCTG ATGCGATCGTTGAAATACGTTCTTCTCCCCGAGAACTCTGGCAATACGTCGGGCCCGATGCAGACCGATTCGCGCGCCAAGCGCAACCAACGCACCCAGTTCCTCTTCTTTTACTCTTACGTCGTTCAGCTCTTCTTCATGTGGCTTCTGACCCGATCTTGA